AGATTTTGGAAGATCATATACTACTGGAAGAGAAGTATTTGGAGAGATATTTGTTAGATTCCCAAATACTCTTATATTAGCAGTAATTGGTATCATAATATCTGTATGTATTGGTATACCAATAGGTATAATTTCAGCTACTAGACAATACTCTTTCTTAGATAGCTTTAGTATGGTAATAGCTCTTTTAGGAGTTTCTATGCCAGTATTCTGGTTAGGACTTATGTTAATCTTAACTTTCTCTGTAAAATTAGGATGGCTACCATCTGGAGGATTTGATGGCTTGAAGAGTATTATTCTACCAGCAGTAACCTTAGGAGTTGGTTCAGCAGCTATTATTACAAGAATGACTCGTTCATCTATGCTAGAGGTAATAAGACAAGACTATATCAGAACAGCTAGAGCTAAAGGGGTAGCAGAAAAAGTTGTTATCAATAAACATGCTCTTAAAAATGCTCTTATTCCTATCATTACAGTTGTAGGATTACAATTTGGACATCTATTAGGAGGAGCTGTACTTACTGAGTCAGTATACTCTTGGCCAGGTGTAGGAAGATTGATGGTAGATGCAATTAGACAAAAAGATACACCTACTGTATTAGCAGCTGTTGTTTTCTTAGCTGCAGCATTCAGTGTTGTAAACTTATTGGTAGATATATTATATGCTTATGTTGACCCTAGAATT
Above is a window of Fusobacterium mortiferum ATCC 9817 DNA encoding:
- the nikB gene encoding nickel ABC transporter permease, coding for MHKYVLKRILLLIPVLLGVSLLVFAIMSLTPGDPAQLILGENAPKEAVLKLREEMGLNDPFFMQYFRFVKNAIMGDFGRSYTTGREVFGEIFVRFPNTLILAVIGIIISVCIGIPIGIISATRQYSFLDSFSMVIALLGVSMPVFWLGLMLILTFSVKLGWLPSGGFDGLKSIILPAVTLGVGSAAIITRMTRSSMLEVIRQDYIRTARAKGVAEKVVINKHALKNALIPIITVVGLQFGHLLGGAVLTESVYSWPGVGRLMVDAIRQKDTPTVLAAVVFLAAAFSVVNLLVDILYAYVDPRIKSQYK